The window AAAGCTTTTTTATTTCAGCCTGGACAAGGGCCTCGACAAGCCCTTTAAAAAGTCTTTCTCGGCATAAGATTCTTTCTGGACAAAGGATAAATAAAAGAAGGAAAGAAAAGAACTTAAAAAAGGGCTTAAGAAGATCAAAAAGAAATTAATAAACCTTTTTTTTGAGCCGGCCAAGGGGTTATCCCTGGAAAATCGCCTCGATAGCCCGGCTCCCTGATCCGTCAAGAAAACAACGAAAGAGAAATTCAATAAAAAATCCCGTTGTATTTAGCCGCTTTTAATCTTTTTTTTGGCTCTGTTGACCTCCCTTGCTTTGGCGGATGCCAAGGGGGCAAAGGGCAGGATAGAGAGAAAACTCGGGCCCGGGGATGGGTATAACCTGGGGGTTGGCCGCTACCAAAGCACTGAAAATACCTTCTATTGAAGCAACCCTTCCTTGAATACCCCGCTTGAGGATCATTGCACCGGCTGAGAGCCTTGGGATTTTCCCTCCTTCGGGCCGGCAGGGGACATCTACTCCAGGAATGAGCCCCATACTATAGAAAAAGGCCCTAGTTTTCCTTTACCCAATCCGTCAGTTCAAACTGCTTGATCTTTCTTTGGAGGGTCTTTCGGCTTATGCCCAGTTTTTTTGCGGCAGAGGTTTTTTTTCCTTGGCAGACTCTCAAGGCATGGAGAATGAGCCGCTTTTCGGCTTCTTTTAAGTTGAAGCAGTCTGGTTCGGAGGATTCTACGGAGATCGGAGCACTGAGCAGGGGTCTTGGGATTCTTATCCTTTCAGGAAGGTCCCTGGGACGAATCTCTTCTCCCTGGCAAAGGACCACTCCATGTTCTATAGCCATTTTGAGTTCGCGAACGTTGCCCGGCCAATCATATTCTAAAAGGATTTTCATCGCCTCGGGGCTTAGCCGATCGATCTTTTTACCGTTTTCCGCTGCAAATTCGGCCAGGAAAGCTTGGGCAAGCAAGGGAATATCCTCCTTTCTTTCTCTCAGAGGAGGCATAACGATCCGCACCACGTTTAACCTAAAAAAAAGATCTTCTCTGAATTTTCCTTCCTCGACCATCTTTTCAAGGTTCTTGTTCGTGGCGGCAATGACGCGCACGTCCACCGCGACGACCTTGTTGCTTCCAACCCTCTGTATCGTCTTTTCTCCCAAGGCACGAAGCAACTTGACCTGCGTGGGCAGATCGATTTCCCCGATTTCATCGAGGAAAAGCGTTCCCCGTGCCGCTTCTTCGAATCGCCCTATCCTTCGTTCAATCGCCCCGGTAAAGGCCCCTTTTTCATGGCCGAAAAGCTCGCTCTCGAGAAGCTGGGGAGAAAGAGCCGCGCAGTGGACGACGACAAAAGGGAAGTTTTTCCTGGGACTGAGCTGGTGGATGGCATGGGCAACGAGTTCTTTGCCCGTCCCGCTTTCCCCTTCAAGCAGTACTGTCGCCTTGCTCGATGCCACCTGCTTTATCTTTTCAAAAACGGCTTTCATCGCCGCCGAATTGCCGATGATCTTCTCAAGGCCGTATTTCCAGTTGAGCTGTCGTTTCAACTGGAGATTTTCGACCTCGACTTTCCTGGATTGATAGATTCTTTTGAGGGTAATCTCCAACTTTTCCAAGTCCAAGGGCTTGGGAATGTAATCGTAGGCTCCCATCTTTATGGCTTCGACGGCGTTCTCCACCGAACCGTAAGCGGTCATAAAGAGGCAGGCCGGAGGAAAGGGAAGCGACTTGACTTTCCTTAGAATTTCAAAACCGGACTCCTTGCCCAGCCGGATATCGGCAAGGACGATGTCGATGGGTTCGTTTTCCAAGATGGCCATGGCCGAAGAGAGATCGGAAGCTTCATAAGTGTCAAACTCCTCTCCCAAAGCCATAACCAATCCCATGCGCGTTCTTTTTTCATCTTCGATGATCAGCAGCTTGGGAAAGTCATTCTCCCTATTCATCGCAACGAGCCTCGGTTTGCTTTGCTTTTTCAGCCATGGGAAGAAGCCTGATCAGCCTTTCCGCCCGGGGCAATAAAATTTTTACGGTCGTCCCTTTGCCTTTTTG is drawn from Methylacidiphilum infernorum V4 and contains these coding sequences:
- a CDS encoding sigma-54-dependent transcriptional regulator; translated protein: MNRENDFPKLLIIEDEKRTRMGLVMALGEEFDTYEASDLSSAMAILENEPIDIVLADIRLGKESGFEILRKVKSLPFPPACLFMTAYGSVENAVEAIKMGAYDYIPKPLDLEKLEITLKRIYQSRKVEVENLQLKRQLNWKYGLEKIIGNSAAMKAVFEKIKQVASSKATVLLEGESGTGKELVAHAIHQLSPRKNFPFVVVHCAALSPQLLESELFGHEKGAFTGAIERRIGRFEEAARGTLFLDEIGEIDLPTQVKLLRALGEKTIQRVGSNKVVAVDVRVIAATNKNLEKMVEEGKFREDLFFRLNVVRIVMPPLRERKEDIPLLAQAFLAEFAAENGKKIDRLSPEAMKILLEYDWPGNVRELKMAIEHGVVLCQGEEIRPRDLPERIRIPRPLLSAPISVESSEPDCFNLKEAEKRLILHALRVCQGKKTSAAKKLGISRKTLQRKIKQFELTDWVKEN